One region of Glycine max cultivar Williams 82 chromosome 9, Glycine_max_v4.0, whole genome shotgun sequence genomic DNA includes:
- the LOC100800021 gene encoding isoflavone-7-O-methyltransferase 6: MDNQNAIEFFEGQNLLYMQIFGNLRPVCLMWACELGIPDIISNHGKPITLLELVSALQIPPSKVGFVKRFMRFLAHNRIFDIHESQEDHHELAYALTPASKLLVNDSIHCLSPMLQFMTDPFLTNAYHHLGEWMRGDDPTLCETAFGTTLWGLLEKKPSYNSLFNQVMASDSRMVDLVLKNCTSIFEELDSIVDVGGGTGTTARIICETFPKLKCVVLDLPHVVANLTGSNRLSFVGGDMFKSIPQADAVLLKWVLHDWNEENCIKILKRCKDSISSKGNRGKIIIIDAVINEKLDDQDKTQTKLCMDIAMMIAFNGKERTEEEWKQLFIGAGFQHYKIYHTFGFRSLIEVYP; this comes from the exons ATGGATAACCAAAATGCCATCGAGTTCTTTGAAGGCCAAAACCTTTTGTACATGCAGATATTTGGTAACCTAAGACCTGTGTGTCTTATGTGGGCTTGCGAACTAGGTATTCCAGACATAATATCCAACCATGGGAAACCCATTACTCTTCTTGAGTTGGTCTCAGCCCTGCAAATTCCACCATCTAAGGTGGGTTTTGTGAAGCGATTCATGCGCTTTTTGGCACACAATAGAATCTTTGATATCCATGAGAGCCAGGAAGATCATCATGAATTAGCGTATGCTCTAACTCCTGCATCAAAGCTTCTAGTCAATGACAGTATCCATTGTTTATCTCCAATGCTTCAGTTCATGACTGATCCGTTTTTAACGAATGCATACCATCACTTGGGGGAATGGATGCGCGGCGATGACCCCACATTATGTGAGACAGCCTTTGGGACAACCCTTTGGGGACTTCTTGAGAAAAAACCTTCATACAATAGTCTTTTCAATCAG GTTATGGCAAGTGATTCCCGGATGGTAGACTTGGTACTAAAAAATTGCACTTCGATTTTTGAGGAGCTAGATTCCATCGTGGATGTAGGTGGTGGAACTGGAACCACAGCCAGAATTATTTGTGAGACATTTCCTAAGTTGAAATGTGTTGTGCTTGACCTTCCTCATGTTGTAGCAAACTTGACGGGAAGCAATCGTTTAAGTTTTGTCGGAGGCGATATGTTCAAATCTATCCCTCAAGCCGATGCAGTCCTACTAAAG TGGGTTTTACATGATTGGAATGAAGAAAATTGCATAAAGATCCTGAAAAGGTGTAAAGATTCTATTTCAAGCAAAGGCAACAGAgggaaaataataatcatagatGCAGTAATAAATGAAAAGCTAGATGACCAGGATAAGACTCAAACAAAGCTCTGTATGGATATAGCTATGATGATCGCTTTTAATGGAAAAGAGCGAACTGAAGAAGAATGGAAACAACTCTTCATTGGAGCAGGAttccaacactacaaaatatatCATACTTTTGGTTTTAGATCTCTTATTGAGGTCTATCCTTAA